In a genomic window of Spiroplasma melliferum:
- a CDS encoding transposase: protein MNYKHFSVDERVILSQLLVSKLFQKKNGKPNLAKIAKVMNKHRSTISREISRFCSVKYYNAIEEHKKYLKKRKKCIKHIIFSFNALNFLNEKYNYKHWSPQQICYEYKKIYKIKFPICFKTLYKYIYNGIFSLCKTKLYFKGKKYKTKNNIDKRGQLNNFKTFLESKHDKNEFGWFEMDTIVGKDFKSACLVLTEQLTKFSICKKLRSKTAGEVLKTVKNIFKTDILKKLVKGIITDNGKEFSEWKEIEKIIKSNVYFCDPGTPTQKPLVERINRDLRHWFPKGVDLDAYSQQYYDEIVNIINERPRQCLNWNSAKSLFVNIIQKNLEYI from the coding sequence ATGAATTATAAGCATTTCAGTGTTGATGAACGTGTTATATTAAGTCAGTTATTAGTATCAAAATTGTTTCAAAAGAAAAATGGTAAACCAAATTTAGCTAAAATAGCAAAAGTAATGAATAAACATCGAAGTACTATTTCACGGGAAATTAGTCGGTTTTGTAGTGTGAAATATTATAATGCTATTGAAGAACATAAAAAGTATCTTAAAAAACGTAAAAAGTGCATTAAACATATTATATTTTCATTTAACGCTTTGAATTTTTTAAATGAAAAATATAATTATAAACATTGATCGCCTCAACAGATTTGTTATGAGTATAAAAAAATATATAAAATTAAATTTCCTATTTGCTTTAAAACGTTATATAAATATATTTATAATGGTATTTTTAGTTTGTGTAAAACGAAATTATATTTTAAAGGTAAAAAATATAAAACTAAAAATAACATAGATAAGCGTGGTCAATTAAATAATTTTAAAACATTTTTAGAATCTAAGCATGATAAGAATGAATTTGGTTGATTTGAAATGGACACGATTGTTGGTAAAGATTTTAAATCAGCTTGTTTGGTATTAACTGAACAATTAACTAAATTTTCAATTTGTAAAAAACTTAGATCAAAAACAGCAGGTGAAGTTTTAAAAACAGTTAAAAATATATTTAAAACAGATATTTTAAAAAAGTTAGTTAAAGGGATTATTACGGATAATGGCAAAGAATTTAGTGAATGAAAAGAAATAGAAAAAATAATTAAATCAAACGTGTATTTTTGTGATCCAGGAACACCAACTCAAAAACCATTGGTAGAACGAATTAACCGGGATTTAAGGCATTGATTTCCTAAAGGTGTTGATTTAGATGCTTATTCTCAGCAATATTACGATGAAATAGTTAATATAATTAATGAACGTCCAAGACAGTGTTTAAATTGGAATTCAGCTAAAAGTTTGTTTGTAAATATTATTCAAAAAAACTTAGAATATATTTAA
- a CDS encoding thiamine biosynthesis protein ThiI, whose amino-acid sequence MNFDVILIRYGELTTKGKNRNNFTRVLVNNIKTKLVAYENQYQLKKEFDRLFIELLDATVSIEIVNIVKNVFGSSSLSLAKKVSCDLSEIANCAINIVNYYQPATFKLEVRRNDKTFPLTSTEIKQQLAPKILQQTKVKVDVHQPVLQIDVEVRRTFTYVFVNKIKTIGGLPVGISGQGLVMLSGGIDSPVASFLTMKRGMNVEYLHFATPPHTTEEALQKVKTLVQKLNYYAGQNQQRLHVVNFSMLQHELMHIPDASYRIIIMRRMFYRIANLLAKELKCQAIITGESLGQVASQTIESINTINAVSTLPILRPVLCFDKNEIIDIAKQIDTYQTSILPFEDCCSLFVPKNPVTKPRIKQAEFQEKNLMWAEIIDVIIKKNIKTYVVGKDVIYEEEN is encoded by the coding sequence ATGAATTTTGATGTAATATTAATTCGTTATGGGGAATTAACAACAAAAGGGAAAAACCGTAATAATTTTACAAGAGTTTTAGTTAATAATATTAAAACAAAATTAGTAGCCTATGAAAATCAATATCAACTTAAAAAAGAATTTGATCGTTTATTTATTGAATTATTAGATGCAACAGTTAGTATAGAAATTGTTAACATTGTTAAAAATGTTTTTGGTTCATCATCTTTATCATTAGCCAAAAAGGTTAGTTGTGATTTATCAGAAATTGCTAATTGTGCAATTAATATTGTAAATTATTATCAACCAGCAACTTTTAAATTAGAAGTGCGCCGAAATGATAAGACTTTTCCACTTACATCGACAGAAATTAAACAACAATTAGCACCAAAAATATTACAACAAACAAAGGTTAAGGTTGATGTTCATCAACCAGTTTTACAAATTGATGTTGAAGTACGACGAACATTTACATATGTTTTTGTTAATAAAATTAAAACAATTGGTGGTTTACCAGTTGGAATATCTGGTCAAGGATTAGTAATGCTATCGGGGGGAATTGATTCACCAGTTGCGTCTTTTTTAACAATGAAACGGGGCATGAATGTTGAATATTTACATTTTGCAACACCACCACATACGACTGAAGAAGCATTACAAAAGGTTAAAACTTTAGTTCAAAAATTAAATTATTATGCTGGTCAAAATCAGCAGCGCTTGCATGTGGTTAATTTTTCAATGTTACAACATGAATTAATGCATATTCCTGATGCTAGTTATCGAATTATTATTATGCGACGAATGTTTTATCGGATCGCTAATTTATTAGCCAAAGAATTAAAATGTCAGGCAATTATTACTGGAGAATCATTGGGGCAAGTTGCTTCGCAAACAATTGAAAGTATTAATACGATCAATGCTGTTTCTACATTGCCAATTTTGCGACCAGTATTATGTTTTGATAAAAATGAAATCATTGATATTGCAAAACAAATTGATACTTATCAGACATCAATTTTACCATTTGAAGATTGTTGTAGTTTATTTGTTCCAAAGAATCCGGTTACAAAACCACGGATAAAACAAGCAGAATTTCAAGAAAAAAATTTAATGTGAGCAGAAATTATTGATGTTATAATTAAAAAAAATATAAAAACATATGTCGTTGGTAAGGATGTGATTTATGAAGAAGAAAACTAG
- a CDS encoding putative phosphate acetyltransferase: MNILENILEKINTFSQKIKIIFPEGNSERIQTVAKQLIGTNITPILVFATRAEVPSTIDELQSEVLVAEEQNEIELAEYLVELRKGKVSLSEAKQLVRECNYLAILWVKKGLADGMVGGITYDTKDIIGPALRIIKAKPNVKLVSSFFLMVRNTERYIFTDCALNIDPTAEELADIAYLGYEASQVFAFQNPNMALLSFSTKGSGRGASVDKVRTAYDLVRAKNLKNCYVDGEFQFDAAWDDTIRNKKAPSSSLKAPVDIFVFPNLDAGNIGYKIAQRLGGFEAIGPIVIGLDRPVNDLSRGATINDIYNTVLVTAYLCIHKSND; the protein is encoded by the coding sequence ATGAACATATTAGAAAACATACTTGAAAAAATTAATACCTTTTCTCAAAAAATAAAAATTATTTTTCCAGAAGGAAATTCTGAACGAATTCAAACAGTAGCTAAACAATTAATTGGCACAAATATTACGCCAATTCTTGTTTTTGCAACACGAGCAGAAGTTCCTTCAACAATTGACGAATTACAAAGTGAAGTCCTTGTTGCAGAAGAACAAAATGAAATAGAATTAGCAGAATATTTAGTTGAATTACGTAAAGGAAAAGTTTCATTATCAGAAGCTAAACAGTTAGTTCGTGAATGCAATTATTTGGCAATTTTATGAGTTAAAAAAGGATTAGCTGATGGAATGGTTGGGGGGATTACTTATGATACAAAAGATATCATTGGTCCAGCGTTACGAATTATTAAAGCAAAACCAAATGTAAAATTAGTTTCATCATTTTTTTTAATGGTTCGTAATACTGAGCGCTATATTTTTACTGATTGTGCTTTAAATATTGATCCAACGGCCGAGGAATTAGCAGATATTGCTTATTTAGGATATGAGGCTAGTCAAGTTTTTGCCTTTCAAAATCCAAACATGGCTTTATTATCATTTTCAACAAAAGGTTCAGGACGTGGGGCTTCTGTTGATAAAGTTCGTACTGCTTATGACCTTGTACGAGCAAAGAATTTAAAAAATTGTTATGTTGATGGTGAATTTCAATTTGATGCCGCATGAGATGATACTATTCGTAATAAAAAAGCACCATCATCATCTTTAAAAGCTCCTGTTGATATTTTTGTTTTTCCAAATTTAGATGCGGGAAACATCGGATATAAAATTGCACAACGATTGGGAGGATTTGAAGCAATTGGTCCAATTGTGATTGGATTAGACCGCCCAGTTAATGATTTATCACGTGGTGCCACTATTAATGATATTTACAATACTGTTTTAGTAACAGCGTATTTATGTATACATAAATCAAATGATTAG
- a CDS encoding copper homeostasis protein → MFIEVIARNYQECQIIEQAGNIDRIELCTNLSQGGFTPPYAVIRECTEQIKVPIRVMVRHRDTDFYCPSDEYFQLKKDIAYIKTTKAEGIVVGILTPNHQIDLLRMQELITLAYPLAVTFHRAFDLIKDKVTAIQQLAQLGVSTILTQGGITPIMENLVTLQNLRNYGVQIQGGSGINLTNYQEVSHYCDAIHLGSAVHYDGTWNTELDVTKLQQLK, encoded by the coding sequence ATGTTTATTGAAGTTATTGCAAGAAACTATCAAGAATGCCAAATTATTGAACAAGCTGGGAATATTGACCGAATTGAATTATGTACTAACTTATCACAGGGAGGGTTTACACCACCCTATGCAGTTATTAGGGAATGTACTGAGCAAATTAAAGTTCCCATTCGGGTAATGGTTCGTCATCGTGACACTGATTTTTATTGTCCTTCTGATGAATATTTTCAACTTAAAAAAGATATTGCTTATATTAAAACAACAAAGGCAGAAGGAATTGTTGTTGGCATTTTAACACCTAATCACCAAATTGATTTATTACGGATGCAAGAATTAATTACCTTAGCATATCCACTAGCAGTTACTTTTCACCGGGCTTTTGATTTGATTAAAGATAAAGTTACTGCTATTCAACAATTAGCACAGTTAGGAGTTAGCACAATTTTAACACAAGGTGGGATAACTCCAATTATGGAAAATTTAGTAACTTTACAAAACCTTCGAAATTATGGCGTTCAAATTCAAGGGGGTAGTGGTATTAATTTGACTAATTATCAGGAAGTTAGTCATTATTGTGATGCAATTCATCTTGGCAGTGCTGTTCACTATGATGGAACATGAAACACTGAACTTGATGTGACAAAACTTCAACAATTAAAATAG
- a CDS encoding acetate kinase has translation MILVINAGSSSMKFQLYKVNSAKNYEVICKGLAERINIDGIFTLKFNGQEFQTKEDFPDHKAAAKVLIAKLKEHHIIQDFADIQGIGHRIVHGGEKFTQSIVINDEVFAEIKRMVTLAPLHNPPSIAAIEAFRKIVDVPNVAVFDTSFHTTIPEENYLYSVPYEWYSNYQVRRYGFHGISYRYITKRLAEVLQKPATELNAIICHLGNGASICAVKNGKSFNTSMGLTPLEGLIMGTRSGDIDPSIHQFIANQIGTTLDEITNTLNKESGLLGISGVSSDLRDVFKSSKDNQRSKLALLMSAKRIAKYIVSYANDLKIKPDAIVFTAGIGENSDEMRQLVVNEVTLLNLELSPSANQSSYDTENLISTSKSDVLIYAMRTNEEVMICEDTYHLINS, from the coding sequence ATGATTTTAGTAATAAATGCTGGTAGTAGCTCGATGAAATTTCAATTATATAAAGTTAATTCAGCAAAAAATTATGAAGTAATTTGTAAAGGACTTGCTGAACGAATTAACATTGATGGAATTTTTACCCTTAAATTTAATGGTCAGGAGTTTCAAACAAAAGAAGATTTTCCAGATCATAAAGCAGCAGCAAAGGTTTTAATCGCTAAATTAAAAGAACATCATATTATTCAAGATTTTGCTGATATTCAAGGAATTGGCCATCGAATTGTGCATGGTGGTGAAAAGTTTACACAATCAATAGTTATTAACGATGAAGTATTTGCCGAAATTAAACGAATGGTAACATTAGCTCCGCTGCATAATCCGCCTTCAATTGCCGCAATTGAAGCTTTTCGTAAGATTGTTGATGTACCAAATGTTGCAGTATTTGATACTTCATTCCATACAACAATTCCTGAGGAAAATTATTTATATTCAGTTCCTTATGAATGATATAGTAATTATCAAGTTCGCCGTTATGGTTTTCATGGCATTTCTTATCGTTATATTACAAAACGATTAGCTGAAGTTTTACAAAAACCAGCAACTGAACTTAATGCAATTATTTGTCATTTAGGCAATGGTGCTTCAATTTGTGCAGTTAAAAATGGAAAAAGTTTTAATACTTCAATGGGCTTAACGCCATTAGAAGGATTAATTATGGGAACACGAAGTGGTGATATTGACCCCTCAATTCACCAATTTATTGCAAATCAAATTGGAACAACATTAGATGAAATAACTAATACTTTAAATAAAGAATCTGGTTTATTAGGAATTTCGGGAGTATCATCTGATTTACGTGATGTTTTTAAAAGTAGCAAGGATAATCAACGTAGTAAATTAGCGTTGCTAATGAGTGCAAAAAGAATTGCAAAATATATTGTTAGTTATGCTAATGATTTAAAAATAAAACCAGATGCAATTGTTTTTACCGCTGGGATTGGTGAAAATTCTGATGAAATGCGCCAATTAGTCGTTAATGAAGTTACTTTATTGAACTTAGAATTATCTCCTTCAGCAAATCAAAGTTCATATGACACAGAAAATCTAATTTCAACATCAAAATCAGATGTTCTTATTTATGCGATGCGAACAAATGAAGAAGTAATGATTTGTGAAGATACTTATCATTTAATTAATTCATAA
- a CDS encoding Spiroplasmavirus-related protein → MRKSFSLFAVGILGILSLVIPFITLTAFKPLNQQSYNVKQQATGINETDFINTMFLRSSFFENWSETNYFINPTLKTSQLLTYNDKWYLDFLKDSYSTGISFDKPSDEFMDLYKNWDTYAKQYNIDKFYDVDKKQFLKELTNFSYSFAKYFNTVEVINKLEKSVDNLQLVNLKFQNWKLVDVNSKEKLKNELSNLSDKWYTVIWKPKNTYFIAKFNSKWDVLTPGGNISFQNYYINFEYIKSLYRFDNNTNEPELPEIDNSGNPIFWTNNEYQNTRSFLLKYINAIVQENIRIQQGGNPDYNDPNLGSQRIIFDFEIINNLDRSNISTILTKKSIYRMILTIDENKNIIAGSLELTHLKQYWNGSDYNNYRYTDDLGFLFSFIKEKENIFNFNAETYNYYQGNTPNTGKEVFEQMKGQIDINRFLKAFFAHALVPVFQNRSNFIESGYIDNLQYNTVLINFFGLKLINFKDVLIDENNTNKSQFDKLLNSMFTVSQNFYKDYLRTIFDLENNTYVQGYNKKYGLLANNGFKIYPRYFYFSDNYKQLDIKLYSAFKNRFYNTNYGNVFNYDFSVANDYNINQNEGYVFEGALKDKYGLKYKKIEEQKIGYNVFELQAQKENDMYRYYDFNFGIYNWQEINNGGLFPDGQWWQAQYESCSWYNLACHIRNAAIWIVNNIPGVKQVNELASGVGKIFQTIYSFFSQTFEVWKFSPALYNTITNIFLLIIFMKFVRLI, encoded by the coding sequence ATGCGTAAGTCATTTTCTTTATTTGCAGTTGGTATTTTAGGCATTTTAAGTTTAGTAATTCCTTTTATTACTTTAACCGCGTTTAAACCTTTAAATCAACAAAGCTATAATGTGAAGCAACAAGCGACAGGTATTAATGAAACAGATTTTATTAATACAATGTTTTTACGAAGTAGTTTTTTTGAGAACTGGTCGGAAACAAATTATTTTATTAACCCAACATTAAAAACATCGCAGTTATTAACTTACAATGATAAATGATATTTAGATTTTTTAAAAGATAGTTATTCTACCGGAATTTCATTTGATAAGCCTAGTGATGAGTTCATGGATTTATATAAAAATTGAGATACTTATGCTAAACAATATAACATTGATAAGTTTTATGATGTTGATAAAAAGCAATTTTTAAAAGAATTAACTAATTTTTCTTATTCTTTTGCAAAATATTTTAATACTGTGGAAGTTATTAATAAATTAGAAAAAAGTGTTGATAATTTACAATTAGTTAATTTAAAGTTTCAAAATTGAAAATTAGTTGATGTTAATTCTAAAGAAAAGTTAAAAAATGAATTATCAAATCTTAGTGATAAATGATATACAGTAATTTGAAAACCAAAAAATACTTATTTTATTGCAAAATTTAATTCAAAATGAGATGTTTTAACCCCAGGTGGTAATATATCTTTTCAAAATTATTATATTAATTTTGAATATATTAAATCTCTTTATCGTTTTGATAATAATACTAATGAACCTGAATTACCTGAAATTGATAATAGCGGTAATCCTATTTTTTGAACTAATAATGAATATCAAAATACTCGTTCTTTTTTATTAAAATATATTAATGCTATTGTTCAAGAAAATATTCGAATACAACAAGGGGGTAACCCAGACTATAATGATCCAAATTTGGGAAGTCAAAGAATAATTTTTGATTTTGAAATTATTAATAATTTAGATAGGTCTAATATTAGTACTATTTTAACTAAAAAATCAATTTACAGAATGATTTTAACGATTGATGAAAATAAAAATATTATTGCTGGTAGTTTAGAACTCACACATCTTAAGCAATATTGAAATGGTAGTGATTATAATAATTATAGGTATACTGATGATTTAGGTTTTTTGTTTTCTTTTATAAAAGAAAAAGAAAATATATTTAATTTTAATGCTGAAACTTATAATTATTACCAGGGTAATACTCCTAATACTGGTAAAGAGGTTTTTGAACAGATGAAAGGTCAAATTGATATTAATAGATTTTTAAAAGCATTTTTTGCACACGCTTTGGTGCCTGTATTTCAAAATCGTAGTAATTTTATTGAAAGTGGTTATATTGATAATTTACAATATAATACTGTTTTAATTAACTTTTTTGGTTTAAAATTAATTAATTTTAAAGATGTTTTAATTGATGAAAATAATACTAATAAAAGTCAATTTGACAAATTACTAAATAGTATGTTTACGGTTTCTCAAAATTTTTATAAAGATTATTTACGAACAATTTTTGATTTAGAAAATAATACTTATGTGCAGGGATATAATAAAAAATATGGTTTATTAGCTAATAATGGTTTTAAAATTTATCCACGTTACTTTTATTTTTCTGATAATTATAAACAGTTAGATATTAAATTGTATTCAGCATTTAAAAATCGTTTTTATAATACAAATTATGGTAATGTATTTAACTATGATTTTTCAGTTGCAAATGATTATAATATTAATCAAAATGAAGGCTATGTTTTTGAAGGTGCATTAAAAGATAAATATGGTTTAAAATATAAAAAAATTGAAGAACAAAAAATCGGTTATAATGTATTTGAATTACAAGCCCAAAAAGAAAATGATATGTATCGATATTATGATTTTAATTTTGGTATTTATAATTGACAAGAAATAAATAATGGTGGATTATTCCCCGATGGTCAATGGTGACAAGCACAATATGAAAGTTGTAGTTGATATAATTTAGCATGTCATATTCGTAATGCAGCAATTTGAATTGTTAATAATATTCCTGGTGTGAAACAAGTTAATGAATTAGCAAGTGGAGTTGGAAAAATTTTTCAAACAATATATAGTTTTTTTAGTCAAACATTTGAGGTATGAAAATTTAGTCCAGCATTATATAACACAATAACAAATATATTCCTATTAATTATATTTATGAAATTTGTTCGATTAATATAA
- a CDS encoding DNA polymerase III subunit alpha — protein sequence MTIPHLNVRTSYSLLSSLITFDKYFTYAMTTGLSSLAICDNNMFGVYEFHQLCQKNKIKPIIGLNVIIWFNDIPYNMNLFARNQKGYFNLVEISSLVMINTEHKKNVTLDEISKFLTTDVKIIINYTTDDYQPELYQTLKNLLKVETDLYLGINNGNLSLLESLQTLLASEQIIWNNKVQYFTSEDFIAYKVVDTIKTQTLFKESKMKDLYGWVSPPPHYQQYFDNIKTFITGINVFPLHKGTIFDNLLRYPTPEGQTAQQFLQEICQTALKQKRISSSKTTYLERLNYELTVINKMGFNDYFLIVWDYVRYAKQQNIFVGPGRGSAAGSLVSYLLDITTIDPITYNLLFERFLNPERKSLPDIDIDFEDDKREMVVEYLFEKYGSEHVAHIITFQTIGMKMAIRDICRIFDIAIEEADKMSKAVPLEYNYHYEEAINSNPLFEIYQKKYPQVFLHLKKIIGLPRQTGTHAAGVVLTQQRLQTIIPVKEGYNGIYQTQYSMNYLEELGILKMDLLGLRNLTILHDVIDNIYQETKVKLDVNTLPLNDQKTYQLLAQGDTKGIFQLESPGMTKVLVDMVPDQLEDIVATSSLYRPGPQDNIPLFIKRKKNLAKVTYIDERLAEILAPTYGIIVYQEQVMLIAQKVANFSLAKADVLRRAMGKKDASIMSQMKTEFIEEAVKNHYVEKIAQEIWELIYKFAAYGFNRSHAVAYSLLGYQMAYLKANYPSQFLASLLTHVIGDEHKTNDYIALAKKNHLTIVPPNINAPYRQYHTIDNQICVPLLIIKQIGFAFFNKIAQEYQTNGMFTDLYDLFIRLYKKGLNRKTYEALCFSGALDVFKLNRITLFNNYQRILTYIELIKTQEENENLVVDFSLAEKPELVIEPNDEVICLEKEYEFLGFYLSNHPLKYIREKAGYQDKTTLISNLRLSLGSTNVLILVKRLKIITDKNNNKMAFLDCYDESGEISITAFAGIYKDYANLLKVNNVLLLNIKLGTYNNKINGIINRIKFISGEQE from the coding sequence ATGACAATTCCCCATTTAAATGTTCGAACAAGTTATAGTTTATTATCATCTTTAATTACTTTTGATAAATATTTTACTTATGCTATGACAACGGGTTTATCATCATTGGCAATTTGTGATAATAATATGTTTGGGGTTTATGAATTTCACCAACTTTGTCAAAAAAATAAAATTAAACCAATTATTGGCTTAAATGTTATTATTTGATTTAATGATATTCCTTATAATATGAATTTATTTGCCCGTAATCAAAAGGGTTATTTTAATTTAGTTGAAATTTCATCTTTAGTAATGATTAATACTGAACATAAAAAAAATGTAACATTAGATGAAATTAGCAAGTTTTTAACAACAGATGTTAAGATTATTATTAATTATACAACAGATGATTATCAGCCTGAATTATATCAAACGCTAAAGAACCTTTTAAAAGTTGAAACAGATTTATATCTAGGTATTAATAATGGCAATCTATCATTGTTAGAGTCACTGCAAACATTACTTGCAAGTGAACAAATTATTTGAAATAATAAAGTACAATATTTTACAAGTGAAGATTTTATTGCTTATAAAGTTGTTGATACAATTAAAACACAAACTTTATTTAAAGAAAGTAAAATGAAAGATTTATATGGTTGAGTATCACCACCACCCCATTATCAACAATATTTTGACAATATTAAAACATTTATTACTGGAATTAATGTTTTTCCTTTACACAAAGGGACTATTTTTGATAATTTATTACGTTATCCAACCCCAGAAGGTCAAACAGCACAACAGTTTTTACAAGAAATTTGTCAAACAGCTTTAAAACAAAAAAGAATTAGTAGTTCTAAAACAACATATCTTGAGCGGTTAAATTATGAATTAACAGTGATTAATAAAATGGGTTTTAATGATTATTTTTTAATTGTATGAGATTATGTTCGTTATGCAAAACAACAAAATATTTTTGTTGGGCCTGGTCGAGGCAGTGCTGCTGGTAGTTTAGTTAGTTACTTATTAGATATTACGACAATTGATCCAATTACCTATAATTTACTGTTTGAACGCTTTTTAAATCCAGAGCGAAAAAGTTTACCAGATATTGATATTGATTTTGAAGATGATAAACGAGAAATGGTTGTTGAATATTTATTTGAAAAATATGGGAGTGAACATGTTGCACATATTATCACTTTTCAAACGATTGGAATGAAAATGGCAATTCGAGATATTTGCCGAATTTTTGATATTGCAATTGAAGAAGCAGACAAGATGAGCAAAGCAGTTCCATTAGAATATAATTATCATTATGAAGAAGCAATTAATTCAAATCCTCTTTTTGAAATTTATCAAAAAAAATACCCCCAAGTATTTTTACATTTAAAAAAAATTATTGGTTTACCACGCCAAACAGGAACCCATGCGGCTGGTGTTGTTTTAACGCAACAACGGTTACAAACAATTATCCCAGTTAAAGAAGGCTATAATGGAATTTATCAAACGCAATATTCAATGAATTATTTAGAAGAATTGGGAATTTTAAAAATGGATTTATTAGGATTACGAAATTTAACAATTTTACATGATGTGATTGATAATATTTACCAAGAAACAAAAGTAAAATTAGATGTTAACACTTTACCATTAAATGATCAAAAAACTTATCAATTATTAGCTCAAGGAGATACAAAAGGGATTTTTCAATTAGAATCACCAGGGATGACGAAAGTTTTAGTTGATATGGTTCCGGACCAATTAGAGGATATTGTTGCAACTTCTTCGTTATATCGTCCTGGTCCCCAAGATAACATTCCCTTGTTTATTAAACGGAAAAAAAATTTAGCAAAAGTTACTTATATTGATGAACGGTTAGCTGAAATTTTAGCACCAACTTATGGCATTATTGTTTATCAAGAGCAAGTTATGTTAATTGCTCAAAAAGTTGCTAATTTTTCATTAGCTAAAGCTGATGTGCTTCGTCGTGCAATGGGAAAAAAAGATGCATCAATTATGAGTCAAATGAAAACTGAATTTATTGAAGAAGCAGTTAAAAATCATTATGTTGAAAAAATAGCACAAGAAATTTGAGAATTAATTTATAAATTTGCTGCCTATGGGTTTAATCGGAGCCATGCAGTTGCATATTCATTATTAGGTTATCAAATGGCCTATTTAAAAGCAAATTATCCTTCCCAGTTTTTAGCTAGTTTATTAACACATGTTATTGGTGATGAACATAAAACAAATGATTATATTGCTTTAGCAAAAAAGAATCATTTAACAATTGTCCCACCAAATATTAATGCTCCATATCGACAATATCATACTATTGATAATCAAATTTGTGTTCCATTATTAATTATTAAACAAATTGGTTTCGCTTTTTTTAATAAAATTGCCCAAGAGTATCAAACTAATGGAATGTTTACGGATTTATACGATTTGTTTATTCGCCTGTATAAAAAAGGTTTAAATCGAAAAACTTATGAAGCATTATGTTTTTCCGGAGCATTAGATGTTTTTAAGTTGAACCGGATTACTTTGTTTAATAATTATCAACGGATTCTTACTTACATTGAGTTAATTAAAACTCAAGAAGAGAATGAAAATTTAGTTGTTGATTTTTCATTAGCTGAAAAACCAGAATTAGTAATTGAACCAAACGATGAAGTTATTTGTTTAGAAAAAGAATATGAATTTTTAGGGTTTTATTTATCAAATCATCCGTTAAAATATATTCGTGAAAAAGCAGGATATCAAGATAAAACAACATTAATTAGTAATTTACGTTTAAGTTTAGGATCAACAAATGTTTTAATTCTAGTGAAGCGATTAAAAATAATTACTGATAAAAACAATAATAAAATGGCATTTTTAGATTGTTATGATGAAAGTGGCGAAATTAGTATTACTGCTTTTGCTGGTATCTATAAGGATTATGCTAATTTATTAAAAGTTAATAATGTATTATTATTAAATATTAAGTTAGGAACATATAATAATAAAATTAATGGGATTATTAACCGTATTAAGTTTATTAGTGGGGAGCAAGAATAA
- a CDS encoding 30S ribosomal protein S4: MARYRGSIFKKARRYGFSILENDKEFSKGKKRTTPPGQHGQRRSKLSNYGLQLHEKQKVCYMYGLTERQFRNTYSKSKKMKGIAGTNFLIMLESRLDNIVHRMGLSQTRAGARQLVNHAHIFVNGKKVDIPSYNCKPGDVISVKESSQKNVKILESLDSQVSTLEFVKFDKTKMTGTYVRFPLREELNSNINEALIVEWYNRLV, translated from the coding sequence ATGGCACGTTATCGTGGAAGTATATTTAAAAAAGCAAGAAGATATGGTTTTAGTATCTTAGAAAACGACAAAGAGTTTTCAAAAGGGAAAAAAAGAACAACACCACCTGGTCAACATGGACAACGTCGTTCAAAATTATCAAACTATGGATTACAATTACATGAAAAACAAAAAGTTTGTTATATGTATGGTTTAACAGAACGTCAATTTCGTAACACTTACAGTAAATCAAAAAAAATGAAAGGAATTGCCGGAACAAACTTCTTAATTATGTTAGAATCACGTTTAGATAATATTGTGCATCGTATGGGACTATCACAAACAAGAGCAGGAGCTCGTCAATTAGTGAATCATGCTCATATTTTTGTTAATGGAAAAAAAGTTGATATTCCATCATACAATTGTAAACCTGGCGATGTGATTAGTGTAAAAGAAAGTTCACAAAAGAATGTTAAGATTTTAGAAAGTTTAGATAGTCAAGTTAGTACATTAGAATTTGTTAAATTTGATAAAACTAAAATGACAGGAACATATGTTCGTTTCCCTCTTCGTGAAGAACTAAATAGTAATATTAATGAAGCATTAATTGTTGAATGATACAACCGTTTAGTTTAA